GCCGAACGACGAGCTCAACGTCGCGCCGGAGCCCGGTCTGCATTTCGGCTATCCGTTCTGCCACCAGGGTGATATCGCGGACCCTGAGTTCGGCGCACGGCGAGCATGCTCCACGACGGTGACGCCCGTGCAGAAGCTCGGCCCGCATGTGGCGCCGCTGGGGATCACCTTCTACACGGGCGACATGTTCCCCGAGAGCTATCGGAACGCTGCCTTCATCGCCCTCCACGGATCGTGGAACCGATCGGCCCCGAACGGATATCGGGTCATGGTGGCGCGTACGGACGGGCGGCGGGTGACGAGCTACGAGCCCTTCCTGGACGGCGGGTTCCTGCCCAACCGGGACTCTGGTGCGCCGGGCGGCGCGGAAGCGGGCAGAGCGGCGGCGGGCCGTCCCGTGGATGTGCTGCAGATGCCCGACGGATCGATTCTGATCAGCGACGACAAAGGCAATCGGATACTGCGAGTCAGCTATCGGGGGTAAAGCGATGTGAGCTCTCGGCCACCAGCGGCGACGCGATCGCGCTGTCGCGCGGGTCCGAGTTCCTCGCTGCCTGAGCTCCGGATCCTTCCTGCCGCAGGTGGTGGTGTGGAGCGCGGAGGTAGGAGAGACATGGGCACCGCGTGAGCTGAGTTCCAGCTTGCTGGAGATCTCCCCTCCAGAGTTGCCCGTTACATCCGCGGGCCGGCACCATCACCGGCCCGCAACTGTTTCCCGTTCAAGCGAAACGGCAGCGCGCCGCACCACGGCTGTTCCGGGGTCACCGCCGCGTTGTCACCCGCACGACCCCATTCACCCCCCGGCTGCCGTAGAGCGCCGTGTCGCTGATGTTCCGCAGCACCTCGATGCGGACCAGCGACTCCGGGCGGATGGTGAGCAGCGCCACCGGATCGGCTTCCAGGCCATCGATCACCAGCAACGGCTCCACGCCCCGAAGGCGCATTTCGATGCCGCCGGTGGCGGTGCGGTATACGTTGAGCCCGGCGTATCGCCCGCTGAAGAGATCCTCGATGCGCGAGGTGGGTGCCACCGACCTGATGCGTTCCGCGGCGCGCTCCGCCTCCACGGCGGTCGGCCGGTCGATCACGCGCGACACCCCGACCGGCTCTGCTCCATCGTCCAGGCGCGTGCTGCCCACGTATTCGGAGGTGGGGCCGCTCCGGTGATGACATCCGGTCAGGACGGCGACGGCGAGTGCGCAGAGCACCCGGTTTGTGGTAGATCGTGAGAGAGACATGGAATCCTCGGGGCTGAAGGTGCCGACTCCGGAGAGCGGGAGGCCGAGGCCGATGTCACCGCTCCCACAGGGTTCGACGTTGCCCCGAGCACGGGCGTTTGGGTGCGGGGACGAACCGCGCGGGTAGTGGGATGACCCGAGTCTGCAGGAGGGACGGGCGGACCGGGCCCTGAGCTCCGGCACGCGGTTTCCATGTGTCCGATCTCTCAGGCTTCTCCCCTGGTTCGCTCCGCGGGCCGCCTGTTGGCTTGCCGGCCGAACTCTTCGCCACTCTGGCGCCGTCTCACACTAGATGTCCTCACGCATTCCCCGAGCGTTGGGGCTGACCCTCAACAGTGATGTGCTGCGCGCGCTCGACCGGCTTCCTTGGCCGTCCCCCGCCCGGCGAGACCGCGTGATTGCGCTGGCACGTGCGCTGGCCTCCACGCCCGGCTGGCCGGAGGAGGCGCAGGCGGTGCTGGTGGTCCGCCCGGATCCTCCGGAGTGTGTCGCGGTGCTCGGCCATTTCCGCGACGACGAGCTACCGCGGCTCCGGATCCTGGCCGCGCAGATCGAGGTGGAGCTACCCCGACTGAGGTACGTCGACTACGCGGAGGCGGAGCGCGACTGCGAGCTCCTGGGCGCGCGTCTGGTCGAGCGTTTAGGCCTCCGGGAGCTGCGCTCGATGCACTTCGTCGGAATCCCCCGGGGCGGGCTGATCGTGCTCGGGATGTTGAGCTACGTCCTCGACCTGCCTTCCACCGCCCTCGGGCCGCCGGCGAAAGGGGCGCCGGTTGTGGTGGTGGACGATTGTTCGCTCACCGGACTTCGCTTTCACCAATTCCGGGCCGATCTCTTTGCCCTTCGAGGCGAAAAGTCCGTTGTCTTTGCGCACCTGTACTCACATCCCGCGCTTCGGGCGGCGATCGAAGCGCGCCATTCTGAAGTCGTGACGGTGGCGGCGCATGACCTCACGGATGCGGGGCCGGACCTCTACGGTGACGGCTACCGGGACTGGTCGACGCGGTGGAGCGGGCGGACTGCCGGGGCCGCGTACTGGACGGGGCGTCCCGAACCGCTTGCCTTCGCCTGGAGTGAGCCGGAGTTCACCCTGTGGAACGAGGTCGCCCAGCGGGACGAGGTCGGCTGGCACCTGGTTCCGCCGGACAGCTGCCTGCGGCATCGGCATGAGGCCGACCCGGGTCGGTTGCCGCTCCAGGTCCAGGTGGCCGATGGCGGCCTGGTGGTGCTGTCCGACACGACTCTATGGGCTGATCGGGAGGGCGAGGTGCTGCTCGCCGATCTCCGCCAGGAAAGGGTGGTGCGCCTCACGGGCGCCTCTGCCGACATCTGGCGGGTTCTGGTGAAGTGCGATTCCATGGAGGCCGCGGTGCAGTCCATGGCGGCGACGTACGCGGCCGAACCCGATCAGCTTCGTACCGACCTGTGCCAGTTTGCGGCAGAGCTCATGGAGCGCGGGTTCATCGTGGCCGGTCCGAGGGAGACGGTGAGTCCGCGATGAACAACTCCTCCCATCTTTCGCCCCGGTCGCTGTCCACCTATCGGCTGTACGGGGTGCGGTTGGCGAGCGATTCCGAGTTCCGAACTCCGTTGCGCACCGATCCAGGGCCTTACGATCTCACCTTCCGGTGCCACGCCTCACCCCTCCCTGCCATTGATCCCGCGCAGGATATGCTCGTGTTTGAAAGCCCGATCCGCTTGGAGAGTGGGGCGCCGTACATGGCCCTCTACCGGCTCGCCGGGCGAGATCTGCTGCGCTTCAGCGAGGTGGTCGACTTCGAGATCTCGGAGGACGCGGTGACCGCGCACCTGCTCGATCCCGAGTACGCCTTCATGGTGGAGATCCACCTGCTGGGGAG
The DNA window shown above is from Longimicrobiaceae bacterium and carries:
- a CDS encoding TonB-dependent receptor plug domain-containing protein, giving the protein MSLSRSTTNRVLCALAVAVLTGCHHRSGPTSEYVGSTRLDDGAEPVGVSRVIDRPTAVEAERAAERIRSVAPTSRIEDLFSGRYAGLNVYRTATGGIEMRLRGVEPLLVIDGLEADPVALLTIRPESLVRIEVLRNISDTALYGSRGVNGVVRVTTRR
- a CDS encoding PqqD family peptide modification chaperone, which gives rise to MSSRIPRALGLTLNSDVLRALDRLPWPSPARRDRVIALARALASTPGWPEEAQAVLVVRPDPPECVAVLGHFRDDELPRLRILAAQIEVELPRLRYVDYAEAERDCELLGARLVERLGLRELRSMHFVGIPRGGLIVLGMLSYVLDLPSTALGPPAKGAPVVVVDDCSLTGLRFHQFRADLFALRGEKSVVFAHLYSHPALRAAIEARHSEVVTVAAHDLTDAGPDLYGDGYRDWSTRWSGRTAGAAYWTGRPEPLAFAWSEPEFTLWNEVAQRDEVGWHLVPPDSCLRHRHEADPGRLPLQVQVADGGLVVLSDTTLWADREGEVLLADLRQERVVRLTGASADIWRVLVKCDSMEAAVQSMAATYAAEPDQLRTDLCQFAAELMERGFIVAGPRETVSPR